The DNA region AGAAGTCCGCACCGTCGAGGGCGTCGTGGCAGCGCGCTCGCAGAGCGTCCGTGTCGAGGGGAGGCGGTGCCGTGCCGAGCAGGGTACGGACCTGGGCTCGTACGGCGGGCCGGCACTCGCCGCCGTGTTCTTCGCGGACGCTGATGGTCAGGGCGCCGTCGTCGGGGGTGACGGAGGTCTGCAGGGCGATCGGTGTCGGGTCCGGCCAGGGCAGCGCCAGTGGGCGGCTGATCTCCAGATGGCGTACTTCGACCGGGCGTTCCATGGCGCGGTGGCCGGCGCTCAGAGCCATCTCCACGTAGGCGGCGGCCGGCATGAGTACGTCGTCCCCGATCTTGTGGTCACCCAGCCAGGGCACCAGCTGGGGTTCGACGGTGCCGTGCCATACGGGGTGCGGGGCGGGCATCCGCTCGCCCACCAGCGGGTGGTCGAGCGCGCCCGAGCCGCTGGTACGTGCGATGCGGTCCTGCGCGGTGCCGTGCCAGTACCGTTCGTGCTGCCACGGGTAGGCGGGCAGCTCGGCCACACCGCCGGGGCGGGGGAAGTGAAGCCGCCAGTCGGTGGTCGTGTCGGCGGCGAGCAGCGCGGCGACCGCGCCCGCGGTCTCGCGGAGGCCGTCCCCGTCCCGGTGCAGGGTCGGGACGTAGGAGACGTCGGTGTGGCGCAGGTAGGGGCGCAGTACCGGGTGCGGGCCGATCTCGACCACACTGCCGGTGCCCTCGGACAGCAGGTGGGTGACGGCCTCGGCGAAGCGGACCGGTTCGCGGACGTTACGCCACCAGTAGCGGGCGTTCAGTTCCGGCCCGTTCAGCGGTGTGCCGGTGACGGTGGAGACGAACGGGATTCGTGCGGTGCCGGGGGTGAGGTCTTCCAGAGCGGTGCACAGCGGTTCCTCGATGGGGTCCATGGCACGGCTGTGGAAGGCGTAGTCCAGGTCCAGCTCGCGGAAGAACACACCCCGTTCGGCCAACTCCCGCCCCCATGAGGCCAGTTCGCCGGCAGGGCCGGCGACGGTCACGGCCCGGTCGCTGTTGGTTCCGGCGATCTCCAGCGCGCCGTCGCAGCGCAGCAGTTCCTCGCGGGCCTGGTGCTCGGCCAGACCGACGGCGGCCATGCGGCCCCTGCCCGCGGTGGTGGCCTGGGTGCGGCTGCGTTCGGCGATGACCAGCGCCGCCTGTTGCAGGGTCAGGGCGCCGGAGGCGTAGGCGGCGGCGACCTCACCGACGCTGTGCCCGGCCACGGCACGCGGCCGCAACCCGTGTGAGGCCAGCAGCGCGGTCAGGCCGACCTGCACGACGAACAGGGCGGGCTGGGCGACCTCGGTGCGCTGCCAGGTGGGCGGGGAGGGATGTGCCAGTTCCTTGGCCACCGACCAGCCCAGGTAGGGGGCGAGGGCGGCGTCGGCCTCCTCGACGGCCGCGCGGAAGACCGTCTCGTGCTCCAGCAGATCCGCGGCCATGCCCGGCCACTGCGAGGCGTTACCGGAATACACGAAGACGATGCCGCCTTGTGGGTTCCCTCGCACGATCGCCCCGCGGGCGGGCTCGGTGGCCGCCAGCCGCTCCAGCTGCCGGGCGGCGTCCTGCGGGTCGGCGGCCATGACCGCGGCACGGTGCGGGTGTGCGCTGCGCCGCACCGTACTGGTGTAGGCCAGGTCGTAGAACTCCTCGGGCCGCGCGCCCCGTAAGCGCTCCGCCATCCCGGTGGCCAGCTGCTTCAGCGCCTTGGGAGAGCGTGCGGAGACGACCAGGGGAAGCGGGCGGTGGCCCGGGGTCCGACCGGTGCCGGGCCGGGAAGTGGAAGGGGGCGGGGTCAGGACGGCGTGGGCGTTCGCTCCGCCGAAGCCGAAGGCGTTCACACCCACGGCCGCCGCCTGCCCCGGGGGCAGTGGGACGGGCTCGACCGTCGGCGACAGCCCGAGGCCGTCGAAGTCGATCGCGGGGTTGAGCGGAAGGGCGTGCAACGACGCGGGGGCGACGCGGTGGCGCAGGACCAGGATCGCCTTGAGCAGGCCCGCCATCCCGGAGGCGGGCTCCAGGTGGCCCAGATTGGTCTTCACCGAACCGACCGGCAGCGGACCGCCGCGCCGGTGACGGGCCAGCGCCCGGCCGATCGCCTCGGCCTCCGCCGGGTCCCCGACCAGGGTGCCCGTGCCGTGGGCCTCGAAGTACACCAGGTCGTCCGCGCTGATGCCGGCTTCCGCGTAGACGGCCTCCAGCAGCGCCTCCTGGGCCTCGGCGCTGGGCACGATCATGCCGGTGCTGCGGCCGTCGGTGTTGTTGCCGGTGGCCGCGAGCACGGCGTGGACGCGGTCCCCGTCGGCCAGTGCGTCCTCGAGACGCTTGAGGACGAGCACCGCGCCGCCTTCCGCGCGGACGAAACCGTCGGCGTCCGCGGAGAAGGCCGCACAGCGTCCCCGCCGCGACAGCATGCCCGCGTAGGAGAACCCGGCGAAGGAGTAGGGGCTGCTCAGCACATTGACGCCGCCGACCAGCGCGACACGGCTGGAACCCTCGCGCAGGGTGCGGCAGGCGCGGTCCACCGCGACCAACGCGGAGGAACAGGCGGTGTCGATGGCCATGCTCGGCCCGCGCAGGTCGAAGGCGTACGACATCCGGTTCGCCGTGATGGAGAGCGTGGCACCGGGCATGGTGTGCGGACTCTTGTGGTCCTGGAGCAGGGTGAGCGTCGTGCCGTAGGCGGGGTCGGAGACCCCTACGAAGACGCAGGTGTCCGATCCCGCCAGCGACTCGGCGGGAATCGCCGCGTCGTCGAGCGCCTCCGCGGCCATCTCCAGGAGGAGTCGCTGCTGCGGGTCGATGTGCCGCGCCTCCGCGGGCGAGATCCCGAAGTAGGCGGCGTCGAAGGAGGCGACGTCCGTGAGGAACCCTCCGGCAGCGGTGTAACTGCGGCCCGGGCGTACGGCCCCCGGGTCGACCATCCTGTCCCTGGGCAGCCGGTCGGCGGGCATCTCACCGACCATGTCCTTCCCGTCACGCAGCACGGACCACAGTCCGTCCAGGTCGGTGATGCCTCCGGGAAGCCGGCAACCGACACCCACCACCGCTACGGACCGTCCACGCTGCCGCTCTGCCACGTTCCCGCCTTCTCACGCCGATTGCAGACTTCGTGCGGATTGAAAGGCATCACGGGAGCGAAAGCCAACACCGGCCACTCGTTCGGGTGAAGGCCGCTCAGCGGGCGACTTTTCGGTCCGGCAGGCGGCGCGGCGCCGTTACGGTTGCGCGGTGCCCGAACCCGCCCGTGCCCGCATCGCGGCCGTCGCCGCCCACTTACCGACTCGTTACCGGACCATGGACGAGATCCGCGAGAAGATCGCCAAGAGCGGAGACTACGCTCCGCCACCCGGCCTACTCGAAGATCTCACCGGAGTGCGCGGAGTCCATGTGCGAGGAGACGGTGAGAACGCCTCCGACCTCGCCGTGGCAGCCGCCCGCAAGGCACTCGACGAGGCGGGCCTGCGGATCGGTGACATCGATCTGCTGCTGTTCGCCGCTACCGCCGCGGACCTGATCGAACCCGCGACCTCACACCTGGTGGCCGCCAAGATGGGCGCCACCTGCCCGGTGTTCGACGTCAAGAACGCCTGCAACAGCGTCCTCAACGCCATGGAGACGGCCGCTTCGTTCATCGAGACAGGCCGCTACCGCACCGTCCTCATCGTCTGCGGAGAGGCCGGCTCCCTGGTGACGCGCTGGAACGTCCCCGACCGGCAGGCACTGCTCAGGGCCCTGCCCGGCTACACCGCGTCCGACGCCGGCGCCGCGATGGTGCTCACCGCCGGACCCGCGGGCGAGGACCGCCCCGGTATCACGGCGATGCGATTCGTCAGCAACTCCGCGGCCTGGGAAGCCTGCACCGTGTCCGGCGGGGGAACCATGCACCAGCGCTCCGTCCACGACGACCACACCACGCTGCGGCTGAACGGGGACCTGCGCCAGGGGTTGCTCGACGTACTTCCCGAAGCCCTCACCGTTGCCGGGGACGAACTCGCCGCGGCACGTGCCGGCGCGTTCGTCGCCTTCCACCAGATCGCCATGCCGCAGTACCGGCAGATGCTCGACACGTTCTCCCTGCCCGAGAGGCTGTGCATGCCCGCGGTGGCCGAGCACGGCAACTGCGCGGCGGCCTCACTCCCTCTGCAACTGGTCAAGGCCCGGGAAGCCGACCGCGTGGAGGACGGGGACACCGTGGCGATGATCGGCTTGGCCAGCGGCTTCAGCTTCGGACTGGCCCTCGTCCGATGGTGACCACCCGGGCCGGCCGCGCCCCGGCTCTCACCGCGACGGAACGCGCCACCGCGCTGGAACGGCTGATGCCGGGCTACCCCGCACCCCGGCACTGGCGGCGTGTGCCGGCCACCGGGCAGCACTACCTCGACGTCGGCTCCGGGGAGCCGGCGCTGTTCCTGCACGGCAATCCGTCATGGAGCTACGCCTGGCGCAAGCTGGTCGGCAGGCTCTCCCCGCACGCCCGTTGCCTGGTGCCGGACCTGCCCGGCTTCGGCCTGTCCCGGCACCTGAGGCCGGCCGCCGGGGTCCCGGACCCGTACCAGGTCCAGCTGGAACACCTGGACACCCTCCACCGGCACCTGGTGCGGGACGAGGGACTGCCCGAGCGGGGCTGGACGCTCGTCCTGCACGACTGGGGCGGTCCCCTCGGCATCGCCTGGGCTCTGCGGCACCCCGGGGTCGTGGCCCGTCTGGTCATCTGCAACACCGTGGCCTTCCCCT from Streptomyces sp. NBC_01754 includes:
- a CDS encoding alpha/beta fold hydrolase, with the translated sequence MVTTRAGRAPALTATERATALERLMPGYPAPRHWRRVPATGQHYLDVGSGEPALFLHGNPSWSYAWRKLVGRLSPHARCLVPDLPGFGLSRHLRPAAGVPDPYQVQLEHLDTLHRHLVRDEGLPERGWTLVLHDWGGPLGIAWALRHPGVVARLVICNTVAFPWPGDFRLPFYLRWIRDRPLVADAVHLTNGFARTAVRAGVHRPLRPAERRAYLRPVARRAERLAVTDAVRAIPRDHTDPVWRLLEPPGDDAGPTALPMLIGWGMRDPVFTPALLEEWARRCPHAAVHRFPEAGHFVMEDAAAELGDHISDFLRGTR
- a CDS encoding 3-oxoacyl-ACP synthase III family protein, which translates into the protein MPEPARARIAAVAAHLPTRYRTMDEIREKIAKSGDYAPPPGLLEDLTGVRGVHVRGDGENASDLAVAAARKALDEAGLRIGDIDLLLFAATAADLIEPATSHLVAAKMGATCPVFDVKNACNSVLNAMETAASFIETGRYRTVLIVCGEAGSLVTRWNVPDRQALLRALPGYTASDAGAAMVLTAGPAGEDRPGITAMRFVSNSAAWEACTVSGGGTMHQRSVHDDHTTLRLNGDLRQGLLDVLPEALTVAGDELAAARAGAFVAFHQIAMPQYRQMLDTFSLPERLCMPAVAEHGNCAAASLPLQLVKAREADRVEDGDTVAMIGLASGFSFGLALVRW